The segment GGGGTCTAATCCTCAAGACCCGATTTATGAGAAAAAAATTCAAGAAAAAATTACTAATTCTTGTTTAGCAAAACAAACAGCTATTACAGGGTTTGTTCAAGGAGAATTAAAGTTAGGTTTGCTACAAGATGCCGATTTATTTGTGTTACCTTCCTATTACGAAAATTTCGGTATTGCTGTTGCTGAAGCGATGGCAGTAGGGACTCCCGTAGTCATCTCTCAAGGGGTTTATATTTGGCCAGATGTTCAAAAAGCTGCTGCGGGTTGGGTGACATCAATGGATATAGAAGACTTAACCAATACCTTAGATGAGGCAATTTTTAATCAAAATGAAAGGCAAAAACGCGGACAAAATGCGCGTGAATTGGTTGTGAAAAACTATCTTTGGCCGACTATTGCTCAACAAATGATTAACGCTTATAGCCACTTTCAATAAATCTTGAAAATGGGATAATAAACTTTTATTATAGGTCAGATGCCTGTGTTACTGTTAACTAATAATTTAATCTTGCCATATCAGTTAATACATTCATAATTAAATTTGTTTTTTCGATTTTTTAACCAATCAAATACTTGTTTAACTGTTAATTCTAAATCAATATTTTCTAAAACAACTAATTTATCTTCTCGATAATATAATTCAGGTTGTTGCTTCGGCTGAAATATCATAATTGAGCGATCCTCAGGATCAATCAACCAACCAAGTTGACACCCATGATTAAGACAGTGTAAGATGTTCCCCATAACTCGATTTGAGCTTTGTTCAGGAGACAAAATTTCAATAGTCCAGTTAGAAGGAATACATACATCATCTAAGGGTTCTCCCGTGTCATCAACCTCAATATATTCCCAATGAAAGACCGCAATATCTGGAATGATTGAACGACCTCTAAAAGTACAACGTAATTCGGGAAACCCATAGGCAATTGCCTTTGACTCTGTGACCGAATTAATAGCATTAATTAATTTACTCTGAAGTCTGGAATGCCGCGTTTTTGGCATAGGTTTTTGAATAATTTCACCGTCGATATACTCATGGGGAGGTTTGGTTTCCGGTAATAGCAAAAACTCCTCTAAGGTTAAAAATTTAGGTTTGGCAATAGCCATACTTTTGCTTACTGAATATAGATTGTAGTTCTATTTTTGTACTAATTGTAGCTCATGATTTGTAATCCATGTTAATTATTAGAGCCCATAAGCTAGAATAGAAAGAAATACTATGCTAAAAATTGTTCTAATTTAAGTAGGTGAGCATAATTAAACGAACAATACCTGTAGGGTTTCCGTGAGCGTCAACCGAACGGTAGGCAATGCCCACAATAATCCTACATCAACATTTTAGCCTTTTAGTGGGCAATGCCCACCCTACGTTTATTTATAACCACTTACTTAGCCTCAGAAATCTCATAAAACTGTAAAATTAGATCAATGATTCAACCAGCCGAATGTTCCAGTCTAACTCCCTTGAACAGTCCTTAAAATATTTCTTTGGTTATGATAGTTTTCGCCCTGGACAAGCTAAAATTATCCAAGAAGCCCTACAAAATCGAGATTTATTGGTGATTATGCCCACAGGAGGCGGAAAATCCCTCTGTTTTCAACTACCAGCCCTTCTGAAGCCTGGGTTAACCGTGGTGGTATCTCCCCTAATTGCCTTGATGCAAGATCAAGTCGATACCCTCTTAGATAATGGTATTGGGGCAACATTTCTTAATAGTAGCCTGAAGTCGGAAGAAGTGCGATCGCGTGAACAGGCCATTATTAAAGGGAAAATCAAGTTATTATACGTCGCCCCTGAACGATTATTAAACGATAAGTTTACTCCTTTTCTTGATTTTCTTGCTGAAAAAATTGGGGTTTCTTTCTTTGCTATCGATGAAGCCCATTGTGTGTCTGAATGGGGGCATGATTTTAGACCTGAATACCGCCAATTAAAACAGCTTCGTCAACGGTATCCTCAAGTCCCCATGTTGGCATTAACAGCAACAGCAACCAAGCGAGTTCGAGAAGATATTATTCATCAATTAGCACTTAAACAACCTGGCATTCATATTACCAGTTTTAATCGTCCCAACCTTGACTATGACGTTCAGTTTAAAGAACGGCGTAGCTACAATAAATTACTGAGTTATATTCGCCAACAAAAAGGATCAGGAATTGTCTATTGTTTAAGTCGTCGTTCCGTCGATGATATCGCCTTTCGGTTGCAAAATGATGGCATTAAAGCCTTACCTTATCATGCGGGAATGGCTGATGAAGCAAGGGCATTAAACCAAAATCGCTTTATTCGAGATGATGTCCAAGTGATGGTAGCAACCATTGCCTTTGGCATGGGAATTAATAAGCCTGATGTACGCTTTGTTATTCATTATGATTTACCGCGTAACTTAGAAGGCTACTATCAAGAATCAGGCCGCGCAGGAAGGGATGGAGAACCCGCAGAATGCACCCTGTTTTTTAGCTTATCTGATCTCAAGAAAATAGAATATTTAATCGATCAAAAAAGCACTCCCCAAGAACAAAAAATTGCCCGTCAACAGTTGCGACAAGTGGTAGACTATGCCGAAGGAACCGAATGTCGTCGCACCATTGTTTTACGCTATTTTGGTGAAAGATTTGCTGGCAATTGTGGCAAGTGTGATAATTGTCGTGATCCTAAACCTCTAGAAGATTGGACGATTGAAGCCCAAAAGTTTTTATCTTGCGTTGCCCGTTGTCGAGAACGGTTTGGCATGACCCATATTATCGATGTCTTAAGAGGGTCAAAAAAGCGTAAAATAGAACAGAATGGACATCATTTACTGTCAACTTATGGTATCGGTCAAGATAGAAGTGTAGCCGAATGGAAAATGTTAGGACGGTCTTTAATTCATCAAGGATTATTAGATGAAACCAGCGATGGATTTTCCGTTTTAAAACTGAATAAAGGGAGTTGGGAAGTCTTACGCAAACAGAGAACAGTAGAAATTGCTATTACCCAAGCATCGGCTTCTAAAGTGTTAGGAGAATATAATCCTAGGGCTGCCGAAATTGAGTTATTATTTGAACGTTTAAGACAATTAAGAAAACAACTAGCCGACAGTAATCAAATTGCCCCCTATGTTATTTTTGCTGATTCAAGTTTAAGGTTAATGGCACAATTAAAACCCAAAACCCTAGAAGAGTTTGCTAAAATTTCTGGAGTAACAGATTATAAATTGAGTCAATACGGAGAAAGGTTTTTATCAGAAATTAGGGCATTTTCTCAAGAACAATCTCTCCCTAATCCCCTGCCGACCCAAAGTAATATGATAACTTTGCAACTTTATCAACAGGGGTTAAATGTGCAAGACATCGCTGAAATGCGAGGCTTAAAAGAAAGTACCGTTTACTCCCATCTCTCAGAACTGATTGAAATGCAGCAACCCGTTGATATTAATCAATTTGTTCTTCCTGTGAAAAAAGATTTGATTATTCAAGCTATTAAAAAAATTGGCGATCAATCCTTAACCCCAATTAAAGAATATTTAGGGGACAATTACAGTTATAATGAAATTAGATTAGTCAGAGCTTGGTATCGAAGAGAGAATAAGTAAACCGTTATCAGTAATTTTTAAAATTTTCTAGGAAGTTTATGACATCTATTACCATCAAACCTGTTGAAAATCAACAAGATTTAATCATTGATAATTCCGATCAAAATGTTTCATTACAAGGAACCCTTAAAATTCCTGGCGATAAATCGATCTCCCATCGATCGCTAATGTTAGGGGCGATCGCACAAGGAGAAACCATCATCGAGGGACTCTTATTAGGGGAAGATCCCCGCAGTACCGCCGCCTGTTTTCGCGCCATGGGGGCAGAAATTTCGCCCCTCAATAGCCAAAGCATCACCGTAAAAGGGGTGGGATTGGGAAACCTCCAAGAACCCCTAGATATCCTCGATGCGGGCAATTCTGGAACCACCATGCGGTTAATGTTGGGGTTTCTTGCGTCCCATCCTGGCCGCTTTTTCTGCGTCACGGGGGACAATTCCCTGCGATCGCGTCCGATGTCCCGCGTCGTCAAACCCTTGCAAGAAATGGGGGCAAACATTTGGGGTCGTCAGCAAAATTCCCTTGCCCCCCTCGCCATTCAAGGGCAAAACCTGACTCCTATCCATTATCATTCCCCCATTGCCTCAGCGCAAGTTAAGTCCTGTATCTTACTCGCGGGACTGATGACAGAGGGCAAAACGACGGTGACAGAACCCACTTTATCGCGGGATCACAGCGAACGGATGTTACAAGGGTTTGGGGCTCAGTTGGAGATCGATCCCGAAACCCATAGCGTCACTATTACAGGAAAACCGACCTTAATTGGTCAAAAAGTGGTGGTTCCAGGGGATATTAGTTCCGCAGCCTTTTGGTTAGTGGCCGGGGCGATCGTTCCAGGGTCAGAATTATTAATAGAAAATGTGGGAATTAATCCAACGCGAACGGGAATTTTAGAAGCTTTAGAAATGATGGAAGCTGATATTAAATTAGAAAATAAACGGATTGTAACAGGCGAACCTGTGGCGGATATACGGGTTAAATTTAGTCAATTAAAAGCCTGTACTATTGGCGGTGATTTGATTCCTCGTTTAATCGATGAGATTCCTATTTTAGCAGTAGCTGCGGTCTGTGCCCAAGGGACGACTATTATTAAAGATGCAGCCGAATTACGGGTTAAAGAAAGCGATCGCTTAGCGGTAATGGCTTCAGAATTAAGCCGCATGGGAGCAAAAATTACTGAGTTACCTGATGGGTTAGAAATTACCGGAGGAACCCTGTTAAAAGGAGAGGAAGTTGATAGTTATACCGATCATCGCATCGCTATGAGTTTAGCGATTGCTTCCCTTATTGCTAAGGGTTCAACCACCATTCATCGCGCGGAAGCTGCTGCGGTTTCCTATCCTGAATTTGTTACCACTTTGCAACAGGTGATTCAAGTTAGTTGAAAATACTACACAGAACAATTTTTTTTGCTTTGTTGGGTTTTACTATGGTCTAACCCAACTTCATTAAAAGGTTCAATTTTAATATCTTCAACTTTAT is part of the Rippkaea orientalis PCC 8801 genome and harbors:
- a CDS encoding Uma2 family endonuclease, producing MAIAKPKFLTLEEFLLLPETKPPHEYIDGEIIQKPMPKTRHSRLQSKLINAINSVTESKAIAYGFPELRCTFRGRSIIPDIAVFHWEYIEVDDTGEPLDDVCIPSNWTIEILSPEQSSNRVMGNILHCLNHGCQLGWLIDPEDRSIMIFQPKQQPELYYREDKLVVLENIDLELTVKQVFDWLKNRKNKFNYECIN
- the recQ gene encoding DNA helicase RecQ, whose protein sequence is MFQSNSLEQSLKYFFGYDSFRPGQAKIIQEALQNRDLLVIMPTGGGKSLCFQLPALLKPGLTVVVSPLIALMQDQVDTLLDNGIGATFLNSSLKSEEVRSREQAIIKGKIKLLYVAPERLLNDKFTPFLDFLAEKIGVSFFAIDEAHCVSEWGHDFRPEYRQLKQLRQRYPQVPMLALTATATKRVREDIIHQLALKQPGIHITSFNRPNLDYDVQFKERRSYNKLLSYIRQQKGSGIVYCLSRRSVDDIAFRLQNDGIKALPYHAGMADEARALNQNRFIRDDVQVMVATIAFGMGINKPDVRFVIHYDLPRNLEGYYQESGRAGRDGEPAECTLFFSLSDLKKIEYLIDQKSTPQEQKIARQQLRQVVDYAEGTECRRTIVLRYFGERFAGNCGKCDNCRDPKPLEDWTIEAQKFLSCVARCRERFGMTHIIDVLRGSKKRKIEQNGHHLLSTYGIGQDRSVAEWKMLGRSLIHQGLLDETSDGFSVLKLNKGSWEVLRKQRTVEIAITQASASKVLGEYNPRAAEIELLFERLRQLRKQLADSNQIAPYVIFADSSLRLMAQLKPKTLEEFAKISGVTDYKLSQYGERFLSEIRAFSQEQSLPNPLPTQSNMITLQLYQQGLNVQDIAEMRGLKESTVYSHLSELIEMQQPVDINQFVLPVKKDLIIQAIKKIGDQSLTPIKEYLGDNYSYNEIRLVRAWYRRENK
- the aroA gene encoding 3-phosphoshikimate 1-carboxyvinyltransferase, with the protein product MTSITIKPVENQQDLIIDNSDQNVSLQGTLKIPGDKSISHRSLMLGAIAQGETIIEGLLLGEDPRSTAACFRAMGAEISPLNSQSITVKGVGLGNLQEPLDILDAGNSGTTMRLMLGFLASHPGRFFCVTGDNSLRSRPMSRVVKPLQEMGANIWGRQQNSLAPLAIQGQNLTPIHYHSPIASAQVKSCILLAGLMTEGKTTVTEPTLSRDHSERMLQGFGAQLEIDPETHSVTITGKPTLIGQKVVVPGDISSAAFWLVAGAIVPGSELLIENVGINPTRTGILEALEMMEADIKLENKRIVTGEPVADIRVKFSQLKACTIGGDLIPRLIDEIPILAVAAVCAQGTTIIKDAAELRVKESDRLAVMASELSRMGAKITELPDGLEITGGTLLKGEEVDSYTDHRIAMSLAIASLIAKGSTTIHRAEAAAVSYPEFVTTLQQVIQVS